From one Meiothermus sp. CFH 77666 genomic stretch:
- a CDS encoding DUF937 domain-containing protein, whose amino-acid sequence MAGLMDLLGAALNENTIKQMAGQLGASDTQVQSAIGMALPALLQGLQRNAADPKGAESLAAALDRDHDGSVLDDLMGFLGQAQQGPGAGILRHVLGDHRATVQQGIGQAAGINPNQVGSLLEMLAPIVMGALGKTTRQQGAGAGGLLDLLEQATGQMQQQQPQAFNLVNMLLDQNRDGNVVDDVVRMLGNFLKR is encoded by the coding sequence ATGGCAGGACTTATGGATTTGCTTGGAGCGGCCCTCAACGAAAACACCATCAAGCAGATGGCGGGCCAATTGGGGGCTTCGGACACCCAGGTACAGAGCGCTATCGGGATGGCATTACCGGCCCTTTTGCAGGGCTTGCAGCGAAATGCTGCCGATCCAAAGGGGGCCGAGTCGCTGGCCGCTGCGCTAGACCGCGACCACGACGGGAGTGTGCTGGACGACTTGATGGGCTTTCTGGGCCAGGCTCAGCAGGGGCCGGGCGCCGGTATTCTGCGGCACGTGCTGGGTGATCATCGGGCGACAGTGCAACAGGGCATCGGCCAGGCGGCGGGCATCAACCCCAACCAGGTGGGGAGCCTTCTGGAGATGCTGGCCCCGATTGTGATGGGAGCGCTGGGCAAAACCACCCGTCAGCAAGGCGCGGGGGCGGGTGGCCTGCTGGATCTGCTGGAGCAAGCCACCGGGCAGATGCAGCAGCAGCAGCCCCAGGCCTTCAATCTGGTCAACATGCTGCTCGACCAGAACCGCGATGGAAACGTGGTGGACGACGTGGTGCGGATGCTGGGCAATTTCCTGAAGCGATAG
- the rimO gene encoding 30S ribosomal protein S12 methylthiotransferase RimO has protein sequence MAGKVGFVSLGCPKALVDSEQILSRLRAQGYETAPTYQGADVVVVNTCGFITPAVEESLTAIGEALAENGRVIVTGCLGARPEVIQQAHPQVLEVTGPGEVDRVLAAVQRVAPLDQNPFTALVPPQVKLTPRHYAYLKIAEGCNHRCSFCIIPKLRGLQQSRDAADILFEAARLVGTGTKELLVIAQDTSAYGVDLRHRPSDYAGRPVRAHLVDLVNELAKLGAWLRLHYVYPYPHVRDLIPLMAEGKLLPYLDVPLQHASPSILRAMRRPGGAESHLKTIQEWRAIAPDLAIRSSFIVGFPGETEEDFALLLDFIAEARLDRVGCFTYSEVEGADANALPGAVPEEVKEERRARLMALQQQISLEKNQARVGQTLEVMVDDYGELPGQVVGRSKFDAPGIDGLVYVETDGTVKIGDIIRVRVTQAEAYDLYGEMVGRVAWKPGVPVMHNVAIETIRV, from the coding sequence ATGGCAGGCAAGGTTGGGTTTGTGAGTCTGGGCTGTCCCAAGGCCCTGGTGGATTCGGAGCAGATACTCTCGCGTTTGCGGGCCCAGGGGTACGAGACCGCCCCGACGTACCAGGGCGCCGATGTGGTGGTGGTGAATACCTGCGGCTTCATCACCCCGGCGGTGGAGGAGTCGCTCACCGCGATTGGCGAGGCCCTCGCGGAGAACGGCAGGGTGATCGTGACCGGCTGCCTGGGGGCCCGCCCCGAGGTCATCCAGCAGGCCCATCCGCAGGTGCTGGAAGTCACCGGCCCCGGCGAGGTAGACAGGGTACTGGCCGCCGTGCAACGGGTGGCGCCCCTGGATCAGAACCCCTTCACGGCCCTGGTGCCGCCCCAGGTCAAGCTCACCCCCCGCCACTATGCCTACTTGAAAATTGCCGAGGGCTGCAACCACCGCTGCAGCTTCTGCATCATCCCCAAGCTACGCGGCCTGCAACAAAGCCGCGATGCCGCCGACATCCTCTTCGAGGCGGCCCGGCTGGTGGGCACCGGCACCAAGGAGCTGCTGGTGATTGCCCAGGACACCTCGGCCTACGGGGTGGATCTTCGCCACCGTCCCTCCGACTACGCAGGCCGACCAGTACGGGCACACCTGGTAGACCTGGTCAACGAACTGGCAAAGCTGGGGGCCTGGCTGCGGCTGCACTACGTGTACCCCTACCCGCACGTGCGCGACCTGATTCCCCTGATGGCCGAGGGCAAGCTGCTGCCCTACCTGGATGTGCCGTTGCAGCACGCCAGCCCCAGCATCCTACGGGCCATGCGCCGCCCTGGGGGGGCCGAAAGCCACCTCAAAACCATTCAGGAATGGCGCGCCATCGCCCCCGACCTGGCGATACGCTCGAGCTTCATCGTGGGCTTCCCCGGCGAAACCGAAGAGGACTTCGCCCTCTTGCTGGACTTTATCGCCGAGGCGCGGCTCGACCGGGTGGGCTGCTTCACCTACTCCGAGGTGGAAGGGGCCGACGCCAACGCCCTGCCGGGAGCCGTGCCAGAGGAGGTCAAGGAGGAACGCCGTGCACGCCTGATGGCCCTGCAACAGCAGATTAGCCTCGAGAAAAACCAGGCCAGAGTGGGCCAGACCCTCGAGGTCATGGTGGACGACTACGGCGAGCTACCGGGCCAGGTAGTGGGCCGCTCCAAATTCGACGCGCCGGGCATTGACGGCCTGGTCTACGTTGAGACCGATGGAACGGTCAAGATTGGCGACATCATCCGGGTCAGGGTCACCCAGGCCGAAGCCTACGACCTGTACGGCGAGATGGTGGGGCGGGTGGCCTGGAAACCGGGGGTGCCGGTGATGCACAACGTAGCCATAGAAACAATTCGGGTGTAA